From Aegilops tauschii subsp. strangulata cultivar AL8/78 chromosome 5, Aet v6.0, whole genome shotgun sequence:
aatgttccttatttatacaaaaaatatagaatgtgtatgaaaaaaagttgacaccaaataaatatgtttgaaaaaaaatgttaatcatgtatttgaaaaaaatgttccttatctatacaaaaaatatagaatgtgtatgaaaaaaagttgacactaaaaaaatatgtttgaaaaaaatgttaatcatgtatttgaaaaaatgttcaacgAGTACACAAAAATGTTTCATGTATTGGAATGAAAggttaaacgtgtataaaaaaatattccagctccggatccggtatgggagcatcacggacctaagtATGATTGGTTGCTCTTTTTGTATGGAACTCGAAcattttttcaaacatatttttttggtgtcaacttttttcatacacattctatattttttgaatagataagaaacatttttatacacacatttaacaatttttaatcatgtatttgaaaaaatgtcaacttttcaaacatatttttttggtgtcaactttttttcatatacattctatattttttgtataaataaggaacattttttatacacacatttaacaactttaaatacatgcttaacactttttaaaacatattttttatgtcaacttttttgcatatatattgtacatttttttgtatacatcaggaatatttttttatacacgtttaatattttttaattacataattaacattttttaaacatattttttatgcctattttttttacaaaaacaaTTAGCCACAGCGAGCTAATTAGCTCCAGTCATCCAATCAGCCCACAGTGGGCCGACAGGGGCCAGTCGGCCAGCTGTAGGCCGACTGGAGTCCAATcagcctgctgtgggccgactagggccgacggtgtattatttttgaaaaaaatttacCCAGCATAATATTTATGAATTAAttaaaaatgtattatttaaaaaaattagccATATTTAGTGACGACAAGTGGAGAGACGGAAACTACTCAGCAGAGCTGCAAGAAACGTAGCCGCACGGAACCCTATCCTCTCGCCCCCGCGCCGTCCCCccgcggcggctcgggcggcgctcccctcccttgctccttccCACCGGCGCCGCCGACCGGAGCCGCATGGGCAAAGCCCCTGCGGTGGCTGGTGGCGGGGGCTCCTTCCCCTCTAGTCGGATccgggcggcgctgggtggcctGCCCGTCGGAGGCGTCAGGCGCACACGGGGCCTGGCGGGGatgcggcggcggctccggtcgGTGATGTGCTGCGACACGATGGCgccctggcggcggcggccggcaaCGCGGCGGCTGCGTGTTTGTGGCCACATTCTAGCCCAGATCTGGGTGCCGGTGGGCTGCGgacggctcgggaggtcctccgtcGGTCTTCTCCAGCGCTGGTTGGGTCCCTTGGGGCGGATGGTGACTGCGGAGCAGGGGCTCCGGGTGGTCGCGTGCTCGGTGGGGTCTTGCGGCTGAAATCCGGGGGGCGGCGCGGGTGGGGGCAGTGGCTCGACTTGGTTGCTGCTTTGGCCGTGGGCGGCAGCGGTGTGGTCCAGGCGGGGCCGTCCTGCGGCGTGGTGGCTACACGGTAGATCGGCGGCACCGACTGCAGCGATGGTTGGCTTCTCCGTCGGTGTCGGCTTGTTTGCAGGTGGACTGTTTCGGCCATCGATCCCTCTTCTCGTCGTCTGGTCGCTACTTTCGTTGAAGGGCTGGCCCGCTCCCGGCTGCGGTCCATCGCTTGTCTCGCGTCTAGTGCCGTAGGACtgagctcgtctcgcgcccggcagcaggactAGTTTGTCTCGTGCCCGGCGGCAGGACCGAGATCGTCTCGCGCCCGGTGCTGCAAGATGGATCGACGGAGGCCAGTTTTGGCCGGCCTATTGGGTCTCGGCGCTGGGGGCCGCCCAGGGGTGTGAAAGGTGGGGCTTTTCCGCTCGTCTTTTTGGTTGGGGTAGCGGCGGGTCTCAGGTTAGGTGGTGACATGGTCTTGGATGTTGGGGCGGCGGCTCTGATGGTGGTAGCTCGGTGCTCATGAGCAGAGCCCGTGGCTCAGTGCTGCCCGGTGGCCATGGCCGTGTGGGCGGCGTGGTAACCGGAGTGTGGCATTCGGTGGCGGTGAGTGttggccggggtgaaaacctgTCCTATCTTCGGATggaccggcggcggcgaagctctctcccttcttgaaggcgtcgtcgtGGCTCTCATTGCCTGTCATGGTGCTTCAGGGGAAACTCTGATCCTCGGATCGAGCGGCCGCGGTACTCCAGTGTCGTAACCTTCCTGAATGCACCATCTTGGAGCCCACGGTTCGTCGTATGTGGTTTCATCTCTTCGCAGTGGCGTGTCCACGGTTGAAGCCCCCGGTTGCTCTTGTAGTGCTAGGGATTGTGTTGCTGCATTCAGCGTCTATGTATCCTGTCTTGAGTGTGTGCGTGTGTTGTGTTGACGTGCGTTTATACTGAGTTGTTGGTAatcgttgctttatatataaagcgaaGAGAAAGCCTTTTTTTTGTTATATTTAGTGCCCCGAAATGTATCATTCGCGTGTGAGATCAGATAAGGAAATAGATAGAATATGTAGTAATTGTTTGTGAATGCACATACATGTGATTGTTAGTAGATAAATTGCGTCATTTGGTCAACAGCGATCAAGGGTCCAACGGAAATATAAAGTAACAGTACTAGTTTGCCCTTTTGCAAGCATTACCTATTTCCTCTGTTCatttttataagaccttgaagacattttagataatgtgcaaaacagtccattttaagttgtctgaaacgacttataAAAATGaatcggagggagtataagatatTAAAAAGATATTAAAAATTCAGATACTTCTGTGTGAAAAAGTAAGGATAATTTAGTCTTCAACACAAGGATGAAGCGCTGATTTAAACTAGCACAAATGCACAATCATGCACTGCTGACTGAAACTAGAATTCCGTACACAGTACGGACTGTCGGATTTCTTCAATCTGCTGCACAACATCGGACATTGTCGGCCTCCCCGTTTCATATCTGTGGCAGCAATCCAGGGCGAGCCCCAGGAGCTCCATCATTTCCTCCTCTTGGCCGTCCTTTTGCTGCTCCAGGAGctcctcgtcgaacacctccGTTGTCCATTCCTCACGAATCACACTAGACACCCACCTCATCAAATTAGAAACCCCTCGGCCTGGTCCTGGAAACCTGCCGGTGAGCAGCTCTAACAACAGAATGCCGAAGCTGTACACGTCGGCCTTCTGGGAGACTGACCATTTACGACCAGTGATCCCTGGATCGCTGTAGGCCGATGATTCGCTAGGCCGGCTGACGAGTGCTGTCAGGCCATGCTCTGATATGCAAGCATCGTAAGTGTTGGTGAACAGAACGTTGGAGGATTTGATATTACCATGGCAGCTCGATGGCCCGGCTGAGTGGATAGACGCAACACCCTGCGCCGCAGCATAGGAGATGGCCAGCCGCTGCTCCCAGCCCAGCAGAGCCTGGCCAGAACCCCGCTCTCCTGAAGAGACACACCACGAACCAGTGATAAATCAAAAGCATTAGAACATGTTAAGTTTTACAACTCAAAAGAAACGGCAGGCGCGGGCTAGCAATGCATTCATATTACCGTGGAGCGCTTCTGATAGGCTGCCCATGGGCATGTTATCATACAATAGCAGCTTGTCATCACTGCTATAGTAATAACCCCGCAGCGGCGTCATGTGCTCGTTCCGGATGTCGCCAATCGCCGTGACGCGCTGCTCAAACTGCGCCCTCCGCAAGTGCACGCCCTTGAGCCTCTTGACCACCAGCTCGGCTCCACTCTCAAATTTGGCCCTGTAGGTTGTCCCGACTGTGCCTGTGCCCAGAATTTCAGGAACTGCTTCAAGAAGGTCCTTCAGCTCCAGCTTAAGAGCTGTCTCTGTGGAGCCAAAGCCCACAATCATTTCGCCACTGCTTGGTTTGTGTTTCCTTCCCCAAGAGAACGGAGACAACCATTGTTGTCCCTGGTGTGGAGTTTCCGCGAGTTTGTGAAGACGCATTGCCACCGATAACATATCAGGGCGCTTGTCGGTTTCCATAGCCAAACATTCACCTGCTAGCTTTCCAATCTCTTCGATAGTCTTCATGTCAATTCGGTTTGCAATTTCAGGATCAAACATCTCTTTCACTCCTCTGGTCCCTTTTGCGAGAGCTTGAGTAAAAGTTTCAACTAGGCTGATTCCCACATTATCTGTTCTTGCCTTTTTTCTCGTGATCAGTTCCAAGAGGACAACCGCAAAACTATAAACATCGCTCTTTGCCGTGAGCCGGCCACTCAGAGCAAACAAAGGGTCCATGTAACCTACACTCCCTATCACATTTTCAGTGTACAGAGTGTTATCAGTGTTGACTAGTCTTGATATTCCAAAATCTGATAGTTTTGCTCTGAGCTTGTCATCCAAAAGTATATTAGCAGGCTTGATATCACCATGAATTACCTGGGTATACATTTGAGAATGCACATATCCCAATGCCTCTGCACACTCTATGGCAATTCTTAGTCGTGTTTCCAAAGTGATGGGTATCCTGTTGTGGTGAAGGGCATCACTGAGGTTTCCTTTAGGAATATACTCTGTGACCATCATTAGGGCATTTTCGTCTACACAGTAGCCGATCAGTCTGACTACATTCTTGTGGTTGATTTCACGATGAACAGTCAACTCTTTGGCAAAGTTTTCTTTTCGATTGTGGATAAACCTCTTGACTGCAACCATACTTCTGTCCTCAAGAACTCCTTCGTAAACTACTCCAAAGGCCCCTCTCCCAAGTTCAGTATTGTAGTTGTTGGTAATTCTTTTTATCTCATTTTCTGTGAAGCATTTTACATCATGATTGCTGTGTGCAATCCATTTTGATCTATCATTTCCTTGGATTAGTTCTCTTAACACGTGTTCTCGATGATCCATTTTTCAAAGTAATAACTGGGAACTCCTCTGCTAGCCTTGACTAAAATGTTGAGAGACAACTTAACCTAAACATAGCTTGTTAGTGCTACAGTTCAatttcaagtactccctccgtcccataatataagaacatttttatCACTAGTATAGCataaaaacgctcttatattatgggacggagggactAACATATATAGTGAAAAAAGTAAGAGTGCTCAATCTGCATGTGCAAATGAACTGTTGGTGTTTTGTAGCCATAACAGATCCCTATTGATAAACTTCCATGTTAATTATACTTCATCAGAGTTACTTTAATCATGAAGTATCTCCTCTAGCTATGATTGGGGCAGATCGGTTGAACTATAACCAAATTAGATTTCAGATTCAGAAATTTGCACACAATTGTAAAAAATCAATATTTTTTTATTGAGAGTTTTTACAGTACCCTGGTACTCCCTAAGGAGATGGGGGAGTACCAAATAAATCCAACCATCCATCTATTGGAGTACTTTAGACCTTTTGAGTTGGCTAGTTAGTTTTTACTTTTATTCCATCTGAATCAACCACATCAGGCCGCCGCGATTGCACAGTTTTTCCCCATCGTGGTAGCAGCTGGAGCATTTGTCTTCGCCATTGCTGGCGCCCTCGTGAGATGGATATCGATTTGCTCAGCGTATCAATACATGAACAATTAAAATCAGAAATACTACTAGTACCATCCGTGAATTCCTGTTAATTGCATATTAATTGAACTGGCGTTGTAGGAGGACTGTGTGCCTCCCCAGACAACCATGATGGGCCAGTATCATGGAGTCTTCCCCGACCAATTCACGTAGGCGCAGCCAACGGCGGCGGCTATTGACATGCACATCACCGTCTTTTTATTATTAGACATCATTGGTAGAGGAAATATACCATTTTGAAATATATATTTGGGAGCGTGTAAAAGTGATCTTCATTGCTACACTTAGGTTGAAGACTTTAAAGGGTAGCTTTGCTTAAGCCTTGAAGATACAACTAGGATCATTTCATATCACATGAAAGGAAACAGGTAGGAACCGACTGAAGCATATAACTTAAAAATTAGAGAATCAAAGTGCTACTCTCTTGAAAAAATTCACAGGCGAATCTGTCAAAATTGTAACAAGATGTGCACAGCGATGGTTGAGCCCAACATACCTCTTAAGGACAGATGCAGCAACACCAAGTATGAATCATCTTTTTCATACTTTGCTGCACGCATCGCCATGTAATCGAAGTGGAAGAAAGAACAGATAGTTACTTTATTTCATGAGTTGCTAACTTGTTCCTCCATGGTCAACTGCCAGAACaacaaggagaagaagaagaagaattggGTGCCTTATCTGTGAAGGTTGAGGCACTTTAATGACAACTACTCTCATCTACCCAATAATAAAAATTGAGACGTATTCTTTCTGTATTTTTCAAATGCATAACAATTCCAGTAAGTAACCTATTATTCAATAACAATCAGTCATGCCATACCACTCATTTGTTCCTCTAATTTCCAGTGGCGAGTTTTTTCTTATAACAAACCTTCACGTTGACTTATGATTTTGGTTCATCGATCAGCAATCTAGCTTCAGTTTAGGCCAATTTTAAGGTGTTTCGGATCATTAACGGGTAGAGCTGGTTTATTGGTCTGCACGACCAGCAGTGAAAACGAAAAATACTCTACCTGATATgaagagccccccccccccccccccccctccccccctgaAATCTGGCCACGATGCCTGCCAGTGCCGGCAAAAGAATTCCGTTGATCACCGCCCGCAGCAGCCGAACTGACTCCAGAGGCCTCGCTGCGGCCCTTTTGCCCCTCGCTCGCTGCTTCATTCGACTGCCATGGCACTTGGGCCATCTGGTGGGGCGCCAGTGGCAGCCACCGACCGGCCTTGCGGGCACCATGAATAACAGCCTAACCAATCCAATGTGGCGCGAGTTTTTATCAATATCAGCTCTTTCAGTCATCAAATTGGGAGTTTGATGCCTGGGATTGGATCATTTACCCCATATTAATTGGGCATTAGATGATTTGCCCCGCTTTAGTTTGGCTTAGATGATTTGCCCCATACTACTTTGATTTCTTGACCAGTTTCCCTATTTTTTTTAAAGATCCAGCATTGCTGGCATTCATTGTTTTAGCAGGAGAGCAGATGAAACATTGTTGATCAAGTGATCGAAGGAGGAAAAGAGAAGatgaaaaaagaaagaaaaatgcCCGGAGGCAGAGCAGCTAGTCTGACTCTCATGGCGGATCCTTGAAGGGGCTCTCCAAATTTTTTGTTCCCGCGAGGTGCCATAATTCAAGCGTTGATCTTATGGCCTTGATCACGTCCCTGATCGCCGTTGCTTCCCCCTGAACACATAGTTGTTGCGCTACTGCCATATCTCCGATGTGATCAAGATGATCATGGACTTGATTCCTCCTCTTGCTTGTCTTGGCGCGCTGCAGTTGATGATGCAAGAGGCCGTCTCCGTTGATGCTTTTGCGTTAGCCCAATTTTCCTGCTTCAGTGCACTACACCCATTCCAGCTGGCGGCCTGATTCCAGATGGCCACGGCCACGGCCACATTGCAGCCCCAGAACAGATGGAAGGAGGACTCCAGATTCCTGAAGCATAGGTGGCAGAAATACCCGTTGACCCAGCCGCGCCATTGCAGACGGTCGTTGCACCACAGGCGGTTTTGGTGGAGGAGCCATGACAAAATCTTTGCCTTTACCGGCGCCCAGACCTTCCAGAGCATGGATCGGAGATTGTTGTTGCTCACTTGTGGGAATTGCAGAAGATATGCAGGAGCAGTAGAGTTCTCTCCCGGGGCCGTGGAGTTCTATCTGATAGTGTCGGGCACCCCCTCCTCAAAAATGATCCTGGCTGCACTGATCAAACGCGAAAGACGGATGAAATCCTGAGCGATCATGATGGTGTTGCTGTGCCTTAGATCTTTGATTTAGACACTGATTGGAAAATACTGTGAAAGAGATAGTAGCAGTCTAGCAGCAGAAGGTGAATGTAGCATGAAATGCTGTGCGAGCAAGGCAAACGCAATCTAGTGAATCTACGAAGAGAACTACATAGGGGAAAAATTCTATTGACTTGCTGATAAACTGGCATATATAAATTTACCAGTAGAGACGACTTGTAGTATTTCTGTAACTCATCTTGGTTTGCTTCCAGAATAGCTGTTGCTGAAGAGGAAGGGATATACAAGCAATGATATTAAAGGAAAACGGGACCGAGTACACATACCATGAAAAACCATCTCCCTAGTTTATTGGTATTTTTCCAATTCAAAAATGTAGAAAAATAAATTAATACCAGACTTCTAGGCGAAATGGGCTAGATTGTACCTATGCAAGGAGAAGTTGCACACAGTAGTCGCAGTGTCCCGAAATATAACATTCGTGTGTAAGATCAAACAAGGAAACAGTAAGTATATGTGATTGTTGGTGAATGCACATACACGTGATTGTTAGTACTTAGTAGATCAATTGCATCATTGGCTCAACAGTGACAAGGGGTCCAAGGGAAATAAAAACTGTATAAAGTGACTGTACTAGGTTGCCCTTTCGCAAGCATTAACTCAGAGTATTAAAAAGAATCACATACTTTTGTCTGAAAGAAGAAAGGATAATTTAGTCTTCAACACAAGCATGATGCGCTGATTGAAACTAGCAGATTTGTAACACAAGCATGCACTGCTGACTGAAACTAGAATTCCATACTCTTTCTTTTAGACATAAGACAACACAATCTTCAGGTATCAACATAATCTGCAAAAGAAGGCGTCAATGGGATAAGCCATGGACAGATCACAGATATGCTTCTTCTGAAAGAGCATCTACCCCCTCTTGAAAACAACAGTCGAAAGGGTCGGCAACCGACAAGTCACGGGTATCCAAATACAGATCCCAGTGAAAATAGCCACTTCTGAATTCCAGTTGAGCCTCTTGAGAAGATCTATTTTCCACTTTTAGTAGACTGAGTTCAAATCAGGGCCACAGAACTGGAGAGCCAAAACCTTTACACTGCGTATTGGGTTTTCCAAGCTCGATGGGATTAATCCCTGAAGAAAACAAATGGATAGttatttaaaaataaaaaagtcTTAAGAAAAAATGCCAAGCTCGACCGCACGAGTCTAGAGACTGAAGCTGCTACCTGGAAGACTAGATTGTTGATCTGAATTTGTAAGGTGCAGGGAGACAAAAGGCCCACTGTCTCCAGTTTAGGTGCCCTAACTACCTGGATAGTCTCGACACCTAAGCCCGGAGAACGTAATAGCAGCCTTTCAAGATGAGGGGCCTCCTTAATGACCAATTTTCCTTTGCCTTCGAACAAACAAAGGGTGACGATGATCCTAAGAGTTGGTGAACTAATGCAAAGGCAAGACCCCTCGAGAATCCTCGACAAATGTAAGCTCTCCAAGACATGGCAGCTAGAGAGCACCCTCGAGAAGACATCCTCGGAGATGGAAACGCTCCATAGCTTGAGCTGCTTGAGGAGGGGGAAGTTCAGAGAAGGTGCCATCTCCCTTGGGAAATCGCAGGAGCCAATGCTGACCAAGAGGAGGGTTGATGCTGAGCGGAGCACAGACGGCGGCAGCAGGCAGCGCTTGTCCTTCTCAGGCCGTCCACGCGTATATTCCAAGAGCGCGAAGCTGATGTGGAGCTCCTGAAGGTTGTCAAGGGCTCGGGAATGGAACCAG
This genomic window contains:
- the LOC120965163 gene encoding putative F-box/FBD/LRR-repeat protein At1g78760, whose product is MKVMAAAAAEAAAPAPKRSTSDEAAGPRSQKRARDSFCDGNAISHGDLISDLPDAILGTIFSLLPTKDGARTQAISRRWRPLWRSSPLNLDVPYHPVGDRFERLSAVSRILSDHPGPARRFDVFLVRLHRERKRYDEDAAQIDSWFHSRALDNLQELHISFALLEYTRGRPEKDKRCLLPPSVLRSASTLLLVSIGSCDFPREMAPSLNFPLLKQLKLWSVSISEDVFSRVLSSCHVLESLHLSRILEGSCLCISSPTLRIIVTLCLFEGKGKLVIKEAPHLERLLLRSPGLGVETIQVVRAPKLETVGLLSPCTLQIQINNLVFQGLIPSSLENPIRSVKVLALQFCGPDLNSVY
- the LOC109770874 gene encoding probable inactive receptor kinase At2g26730, with the translated sequence MDHREHVLRELIQGNDRSKWIAHSNHDVKCFTENEIKRITNNYNTELGRGAFGVVYEGVLEDRSMVAVKRFIHNRKENFAKELTVHREINHKNVVRLIGYCVDENALMMVTEYIPKGNLSDALHHNRIPITLETRLRIAIECAEALGYVHSQMYTQVIHGDIKPANILLDDKLRAKLSDFGISRLVNTDNTLYTENVIGSVGYMDPLFALSGRLTAKSDVYSFAVVLLELITRKKARTDNVGISLVETFTQALAKGTRGVKEMFDPEIANRIDMKTIEEIGKLAGECLAMETDKRPDMLSVAMRLHKLAETPHQGQQWLSPFSWGRKHKPSSGEMIVGFGSTETALKLELKDLLEAVPEILGTGTVGTTYRAKFESGAELVVKRLKGVHLRRAQFEQRVTAIGDIRNEHMTPLRGYYYSSDDKLLLYDNMPMGSLSEALHGERGSGQALLGWEQRLAISYAAAQGVASIHSAGPSSCHGNIKSSNVLFTNTYDACISEHGLTALVSRPSESSAYSDPGITGRKWSVSQKADVYSFGILLLELLTGRFPGPGRGVSNLMRWVSSVIREEWTTEVFDEELLEQQKDGQEEEMMELLGLALDCCHRYETGRPTMSDVVQQIEEIRQSVLCTEF